Part of the Poecilia reticulata strain Guanapo unplaced genomic scaffold, Guppy_female_1.0+MT scaffold_1144, whole genome shotgun sequence genome is shown below.
GAGAACTTCGAAGAGCATTCGCCARATCTCTTGGATTATAAAATAACGACGTCTGGAGAACCAGTTTTAAGGTGAGGATCGTTCTTTGTTATTAGGACTTCGGATCTGGATTTTTAAACAARCCTTATATCATGTCTTGGCTGTTTACCTGACCGGGTCTGAGTGTTTAGAGAAGCCGGCAGCGGCATGCAAATTGCGCAGTGGGGATTTCATTGACTTTACTGGAACTGACCGAGATGGCTCGATCCTGAAGGCAGATCACAGCGAACAGATTACccaaaagttatttaaatctaaaggtggctttttattatttcaggtCAGGTTTGAAACAtatcttttaattgtttattaagaaataattaaaatataaRTAATTAGGCTTGAGGTTCCTACAAAGttagacattttattatttttgaaatttaaaacaactgttctctctcttttttttaaaattcaggtTCTTCATTCCTCTACATACACAAAATCCAGCAAACTTCTGGACCCCAGTTCGCCTCACCTCCTTGTTCCACCCTCTGAGAGATGGTAACGTTCAGCAAGAACCCTGCTGTCAACGACGACTGCTTTATGGTTGCCAAGATGCAGAAGCAATACCACTACAAGACTTTCGTCTCAGAGGATCAGTTTCTGATGGTTCTGGAGACGTTACGTGGTCTCAGAGAGAGTGACTTTTACTGGAGCGCCATCACTGGGAAGGAGGCCGGCATTGTCCTGTCCAGGCAGGCGCCCGGTACTTTCCTGATCCGGGAGAGCTCCGACAGACAGCACCTCTTCACCCTCAGCGTCAAGACAAACACCGGCACCAAAAATCTGCGCATAGTCTGCGAGGAAGACTCCTTCCACTTGCARACGGATCCCGGGAATGTGGAAAAAGCTCCCC
Proteins encoded:
- the LOC103461355 gene encoding suppressor of cytokine signaling 3-like, which gives rise to MVTFSKNPAVNDDCFMVAKMQKQYHYKTFVSEDQFLMVLETLRGLRESDFYWSAITGKEAGIVLSRQAPGTFLIRESSDRQHLFTLSVKTNTGTKNLRIVCEEDSFHLQTDPGNVEKAPRFNCVLKLVDFYIRLGTSGFVYYINAGGERMPLMLVKPLYLSISP